The DNA sequence AGTTGCCCGATTGCAGTGTGTACCGTGGTCATATCACGACTGACTGAAGTCAGTCGCGCAATGCCAAAATCAACAATCTTAGTCCGACCACTTGTGTCAACAAGAATATTGGCGGGCTTTAGATCGCGATGTATCACTTCCTGTTGATGCGCAAAGCCAATTGCGTCACAAACCTGCATAAAGATCCTCAGCCGATCGTCAACTGCGAGATTATTATTGCGACAGTGGTCGGTGATGTGACTCCCATTAATCAACTCCATCGCGAAATAGGCTCGCCCGTCTTCTTCGCCAGCCTCATAGATTCGGCCAATGCCAGGATGCTCAAGCTGCCCAAGCAAATGTGACTCCAATTCGAAGCGTCGCAGTAGTTTTGGAGACGGCTCAGAAGACTCGAGTACTTTTATTGCCACCATACGGCGCGGGCTCTGTTGTTGAGCTCGGTAAACAACGCTCACCCCACCACGGCCCAGAATATCAATCACTTTGTATGCGCCAATTGCTTCAGGCATTGGTCGCAATGATGTACCAGAATCTTCTTCAAATTTCTGGACCATCGACTTCACATCAAAGATTGGTTGATTAAGAAGCTCATCTGCTTCTTGATCACAATGAAGCAGATCCTCTATCTCACGTCGAATCGTGACATCGTCACCACAGGCCTCATCGAGAAAAGCCGAGCGATCGCTCACTGGCCGCTGTACGGCCGCTTCAAAAATCGTTTGAATCTTATTGAACCTATCAGCATCCATAGCGGCGCCTACATTCCCTCTGTTGCGACTTCATGTAACAGCCCAGCCCTGGCCCTTCGCCAGTCACTTTCAAAAGTTGTTTTGGAAACGCCCAACGCATTTACCACTTCACCAATCGTCAAGCTACCAAAGAAACGAGCTTCTATAATTTTACTCTCACGCTCATCTCATTGTTTCAGTGATTTCTGTCAGCAGCACCAGCCAACTCTGATCCCACATCTGGGAAGACAGTCTCCCTTTTTTGCCTTTTAAAGGGCTTTCTGGCTGCGTTTTTATCGATACGGGTACTGGTGCCTTCTGGGCAGAGAACCTTGCTAGGCACTGCGTCTTTGAGCCATATAGACCAGCCACTCAATCGACAGCAACAAGAATGCCGCTGCAACAAGCCAAGGCCATAGCGCATGAAGGCCTTGCACTGGGCCACCAGCTGCGACTAATCGTCCCCCAACGTCAACACGTGGAACACGACGAAGATCGGACTCGGTGGGGCTCGCTAGATTAAGAGCGAGATATCGTTGGCTGGATGTGCCTTGGACTGCGGCCCCAGTACTATCAGTGACCTCATAAAGCCCAGCCATCTGTGGTAACTGGGTTGTGGTCATCTTGTTTTTTAGGGGTGGCAATTGCATCGTTGTTGTGTCATTGAGCTGCAGCGACTTAGCGCGTGAAGGCCATTTAATTTGAGCCATCTCACCAGGCTGATAAGAACGAGCTTGGGCGCCGGCCCCTCCACCAACTTGTAGATCAAGTGCATTTTGCATAAATACAATCCCTCCGGGTTGAAGGGGCCACGTGCTCTGTGATAGTTGAAAGCCCACAATCAGATGCTTGCGTAAATCTTGCTGAGTAACGGCAATCACTGGTCCATCACGCCCATCCGCAATGACCTTAAGTTGGTCCTTTTTACTGATTGGTTCACCAGGGACGAATACCAAGTCGTCCATAGCGACATGTTGCAGGAGTGGATTTGTACGATCCCAACTAATAAGTCGGCGACCAGTAGATGCATCATTAGCAGCAGGCTTAAATGTGATTGAGTCAACAGGTATCTTTTCCAGATCTATTTCCTCGGCAATACCATCAAAAATAATGAGGTCACTTCCACTCCATATCGGTTGCGCCTCTGCCCCATCGATGGAACGACCCAAGTTCGCCATCTTGGTTTCATACGTAGAGAATTTCCACTGTTCCCATCCACCAGGAACAAGCGCTTCGAGCATGGCTATCAAAAAAGCATCGGGCGCCTGCTCGTCGGGCGTTATCACAACGACCTTTGGCAACTTAAGTGCTTCGATCACAACCGATGCCTGATTATCTGCGCTCAAACCTATCTCTGTGCCGAGAGACGCTGTGAGAACACCTGCAGATGCCATCTGCATTCGTCCCGCAACAACTGCTTTGCCCGGACCTTCAGATGTTGCCCCTGGCAGACTGAGAGGCTCGATTAACATTTCACCTGCCAACTGCCCGGACACAACCTCAAAGATAACTGTGTTTTCAATGGGCTGATCACTACTGTTGGTGACTTGGGCAAGCAAACGAATCTCGGCTGGATCACGATGATCCCGCCGTGCACTAAAAGACACAATGCCAATATTGGCTTCAAGCCCATCATCAATTGGAATCCAATGCACCTTTGCTGAAGCCAAAATATCCGTATCAATGCCGTCGAGACCTGGACGGGCGCCCACACCATCTGAAATAAACACAACACCAGGTGCATCATCTTGATCGGATGAACCTTGAGTAATATTCGCCGCCAGCTCCATTGCCTCTCGAATATTTGCTGATTCATCTGTGGGCTCAAGATTTTCAATAGCACGTTCCACCACAGCAAGGTTTGACTGAAACCCAGTGAGAATTTGTGGCTGCGATGCGACGCCAACAACCATTACCTGGTTATTTCCAGTCGATGATTGGCCGAGAACATCACGAACCAATTGAATGGCTTTGCGTTTCGCATGATCTAGTCTTGTCAGACCATCACTGCCAACCATATTCATGGAGGCCGTTTGATCTACTAACAAAACTGTTCGACCAGCGACCTCAAGAGAACCACTTGTCACAGGCTGTCCCAATGCCAGAACAAGACATGCAGCAATAAGAAGTTGAATAAATAAAAGGACTGACCAGTGCAAACGCTGGAACGGTGCGTTCGCCTCAACGTCTTGTCGTTTTTGCAGCCAAAGCAAAGTGCTCGGCACACGAACAGTCGGTCGCAATAACCGAAGCATGTACAGAGCGACCAGTATCGTGCCTGCCACGATTGCTGCTACAAGTGCGGAAAAGGGAGCGAGAAAAGTCAACGTGCCACCAATGAACCGTAGAAGATCAAACGTGTGTTATGTGGTCGAAGCCATCGGAACATCAGCTGGTAGTGTCTCGATTAGATTAGTCAGAATATCATCTGTTGACTTGCCCTCAGCTTCGCCCTCGAAGTTCAGAAGTACACGATGACGCATTGCAGGCAACGCCACTGCTCTAATGTCTTCAACCGCCACATGAGCGCGACCATCGAGTAGCGCCCGCACCTTGCCAGCAAGTGCGAGCGTTTGAGCGCCTCGAGGGCTTGCACCAAACCGCACATACTGATTAACCAGTGGTGTTGCCAAGTCACCTCCGGGATGAGACGCCAAGATCAGCCTGACTGCATAATCTTGAATATGCGGCGCAATCAGCACGCGACGCGCCAGCTGCTGGTGTTTCATGATCGCATCACCTGAGAGCACTTGTTTAATTTTGGGTGAATGGCCAGTGGTCGTGCGATTAAGAATCTCCGCTAAATCCTCACGACTTGAATATCCAACTTCCAGCTTAAAGAAGAATCGATCGAGCTGAGCTTCGGGCAACGGGTATGTGCCTTCCTGCTCAATAGGATTTTGCGTCCCCATCACAAAGAAGGGTGGGTCAAGTTTATAGGTCGTACCACCTACGGTGACAGATCCCTCTTGCATTGCTTCGAGGAGTGCTGATTGTGTCTTCGGAGTAGCCCGGTTTATCTCATCAGCTAAGACAATCTGCGCAAACAATGGTCCCTTGCGAAACTCAAAGCTCCTACCCTCTTCGGTCTCTGCCACGATCGTGGTACCGGTGATATCTGCCGGCATGAGATCGGGCGTAAACTGGATACGTGAAAACTGAAGATGAAGTGCCTCAGAGAGTGATCGGATTAAAAGCGTTTTACCGAGACCAGGCACACCCTCGAGTAATGCATGCCCTCCAGCAAAAAGGCATGTAAGAACACCATCGATGATCTCGTCGTGACCAACAATGGCAAGCTGAATTTGCTCCTTGGCAGATTGATAATCATCGCGGAAGCTGGCGGCTGCGGCTTCGATTGCTTGCTGATCTGACGGTGCGCTCATAGGTAACTCCCAAGTTTCTGTGATGACAATGGTATGCCAGCGAGCACAAGAACGGAACGGCTCAAGCTTGCGAACTGAATATCAATCTCATCGCTTGGCTTCACGAGCTATTGGTAGCCAAGAAGATCCATAGGAGCGTGTTTTGGACTTAACGAGCCTGGATTTGGGGGCCCATTGGTCGGCCGTGATCAGGGGACGAGGGATGAAAAGGCATCCCATGTTGGGCTATCAGCTTGGTTCGCCCAGCGACGCATATCCCGAAGTGCATCAATCGGCTCCTGATTGACACTTCCATCGATCATGCCCGTCACGACCTTTCGGCCATCGCGTGTTGCAACAAAGCCATGGTTGTCAGGCTTAAGCGGATCGTAGGTCTCTTCCCAGGGGTTCTGACCTGAAAGTGGGTTCCAAATTGGCGAGAGCACACGGAAGTTACCCGCCTGCAATCCAGAGGCGGTTGTAACAGCCTCAACACACGAAATTTCCGGCTGGCTGTGATTGACCTCATGCGCTGACGCAAAAACAATCAATTTGGCTGGATGGCGAATTTCTGACATCCGGTCCGCATAGAGCTTTCCAGTCATCGCCTCGACGCTCGGGGCAAGATCTGCTGTGTAATTGGTATCGCCACCTAGCCACATGGTATTGAGGCCCAGTGAAGGATAGAGACTCAGTGTGTAGAGATAACAGACGCTCGAAGGCTCAAGGCTCTCTTTGACCGTGTTGTAATAGTCAGCCTGCTCACCACTAAACATCGTTGCAAGTCGGTAGTCCATGTAAGCGCCAAGGCGCCATGGGTAACGTGCAGAAACTGGACCGGCCACAGACGAATCGCGAATAACTCGACCAGTATCATCCCTTGCCTCGAGGAATGGCCATGAGCTCTCATCAAAACTGGTGGCGGGATTATCGTCTTGATAGCGGTTCCAATACCCCGGCATGATCTTGCCATTATTGTCGAGAGAGTAGTCACGATAAGCCTTGAGCTGCTGTCTGGCGGCGGTGGATTCCTCTGCCATGGACGCAACTGAATTGACGCTGGAGAGCGATGGAAGAACGATCGCCGCCAGGATCACAATGATGCCCAGAACAACCAGTATCTCTATTAAGGAAAACCCCCTGCTGGTCCATTCAGTGGCTGAGCGGGGCGCCTTTCGGGAGCCGAATTGTGATGCTGGGCAAGACATAGACATGGAAATATACGTTCGATCATGGACGTGTGTCTACAGGAATTGAGACTCAGTCTCATTTTTAATTGAGACCCAGTCTCATTTGTGTTGACATCATACCATCAGCGCTGGTAGAAATAGTGGTTCACCGAAGCGCCTTATCAAAGGTGCTTCATGATCGAGAATAAGACAAAGCGAGATACGCCAATCTTAAGACCTGGATACCAATTCACAATTTGCAAATAATTGCAGCCCAACATCTTACAACGCTGTATTTGGAGTTTATCTGGGCCATCCCGAGCTTCGATACGTAAGATGAGAAGGACCCTTGAAGAATATGAATTCACAATACAAAAACCGACGATCCGCACTTTTCACAATGGCACTGCTCACCGCCGCCATTGGAGGTGTCGCCTCAGCTCAGGAGATCAATGTCGCTTTACCGTCTCCAACAGCTGATCGTTGGGTCTACCCGTTTAACGGTACGCCTGGGGCTCGCCCAGTCATTTCGATCTTTGGTGCCATTGGCGAAGAGTTCTTTGATGACCGAGATGGGCAATGCTTGCTTGGTTACGACACCAGCAGCTCCATACAAACTGGACTCGGACAGCTCGGCTATACCATCCAATCAGCCACGCTCACAGTAATGATCTCAAACGATCTGTTCTTCACCTACGATCCAACTTTAGATGCATACCAGACCTACATCGATGGAAGTGGCTCGATCGACAACGACCCTGGCCGACCAGTCATCCTATCGGCCACAGGTTTTCGAGATCGCTATACCGGCCTGACTTATGGCGACGATGGCCCCTACAGCACTGCCGGCGATCCCAATCTTCGTGCTGCTTTCCCAGCAGATATCGATACCGATGGCGAGCTGATTGATATCACCAACAATGTGGTGGAGGGTTTTGATCCACAGCCGATGGCTATTGGTGTCATTGAACGATTCCCTGCAGGTGATCTCGTGCCGGAAGGTTCAATTCTCAAGTTCGATCTTGATGTCTCTGATCCAAAAATTCAGTGCTATCTAAACGGTGGCCTC is a window from the Phycisphaerales bacterium genome containing:
- a CDS encoding MoxR family ATPase, which translates into the protein MSAPSDQQAIEAAAASFRDDYQSAKEQIQLAIVGHDEIIDGVLTCLFAGGHALLEGVPGLGKTLLIRSLSEALHLQFSRIQFTPDLMPADITGTTIVAETEEGRSFEFRKGPLFAQIVLADEINRATPKTQSALLEAMQEGSVTVGGTTYKLDPPFFVMGTQNPIEQEGTYPLPEAQLDRFFFKLEVGYSSREDLAEILNRTTTGHSPKIKQVLSGDAIMKHQQLARRVLIAPHIQDYAVRLILASHPGGDLATPLVNQYVRFGASPRGAQTLALAGKVRALLDGRAHVAVEDIRAVALPAMRHRVLLNFEGEAEGKSTDDILTNLIETLPADVPMASTT
- a CDS encoding type II secretion system protein, whose translation is MSMSCPASQFGSRKAPRSATEWTSRGFSLIEILVVLGIIVILAAIVLPSLSSVNSVASMAEESTAARQQLKAYRDYSLDNNGKIMPGYWNRYQDDNPATSFDESSWPFLEARDDTGRVIRDSSVAGPVSARYPWRLGAYMDYRLATMFSGEQADYYNTVKESLEPSSVCYLYTLSLYPSLGLNTMWLGGDTNYTADLAPSVEAMTGKLYADRMSEIRHPAKLIVFASAHEVNHSQPEISCVEAVTTASGLQAGNFRVLSPIWNPLSGQNPWEETYDPLKPDNHGFVATRDGRKVVTGMIDGSVNQEPIDALRDMRRWANQADSPTWDAFSSLVP
- a CDS encoding BatA and WFA domain-containing protein, which codes for MTFLAPFSALVAAIVAGTILVALYMLRLLRPTVRVPSTLLWLQKRQDVEANAPFQRLHWSVLLFIQLLIAACLVLALGQPVTSGSLEVAGRTVLLVDQTASMNMVGSDGLTRLDHAKRKAIQLVRDVLGQSSTGNNQVMVVGVASQPQILTGFQSNLAVVERAIENLEPTDESANIREAMELAANITQGSSDQDDAPGVVFISDGVGARPGLDGIDTDILASAKVHWIPIDDGLEANIGIVSFSARRDHRDPAEIRLLAQVTNSSDQPIENTVIFEVVSGQLAGEMLIEPLSLPGATSEGPGKAVVAGRMQMASAGVLTASLGTEIGLSADNQASVVIEALKLPKVVVITPDEQAPDAFLIAMLEALVPGGWEQWKFSTYETKMANLGRSIDGAEAQPIWSGSDLIIFDGIAEEIDLEKIPVDSITFKPAANDASTGRRLISWDRTNPLLQHVAMDDLVFVPGEPISKKDQLKVIADGRDGPVIAVTQQDLRKHLIVGFQLSQSTWPLQPGGIVFMQNALDLQVGGGAGAQARSYQPGEMAQIKWPSRAKSLQLNDTTTMQLPPLKNKMTTTQLPQMAGLYEVTDSTGAAVQGTSSQRYLALNLASPTESDLRRVPRVDVGGRLVAAGGPVQGLHALWPWLVAAAFLLLSIEWLVYMAQRRSA